The Stegostoma tigrinum isolate sSteTig4 chromosome 38, sSteTig4.hap1, whole genome shotgun sequence genome contains a region encoding:
- the LOC125447082 gene encoding mitochondrial ribosome and complex I assembly factor AltMIEF1-like isoform X1, with protein sequence MFEIFVTLKRLECLQPVGQLTSEVKGYGNNNITLIGEQCQFSCLMFLVMATWSRVAVLNLYRALLREGCNLQYTDRDYYCAFIRREFRKNQHLTSEAEKAKQLEKGIYFLKTRLGGLV encoded by the exons ATGTTTGAAATATTTGTGACTCTGAAAAGGCTGGAATGTCTGCAGCCAGTTGGTCAGTTAACCTCTGAAGTAAAAGG GTATGGCAACAATAACATCACACTAATTGGGGAGCAGTGCCAGTTTTCCTGCTTGATGTTTCTTGTCATGGCGACCTGGTCACGTGTAGCAGTGTTGAATCTTTACCGAGCTCTCCTGCGTGAGGGCTGCAATCTCCAGTACACTGACCGAGATTACTACTGCGCATTCATCAGGAGGGAGTTCAGAAAGAACCAGCACCTTACCAGCGAGGCAGAGAAAGCTAAGCAACTGGAGAAAGGCATCTACTTTCTCAAGACCAGGCTCGGAGGCCTGGTTTAA
- the LOC125447082 gene encoding mitochondrial ribosome and complex I assembly factor AltMIEF1-like isoform X2 — MFLVMATWSRVAVLNLYRALLREGCNLQYTDRDYYCAFIRREFRKNQHLTSEAEKAKQLEKGIYFLKTRLGGLV; from the coding sequence ATGTTTCTTGTCATGGCGACCTGGTCACGTGTAGCAGTGTTGAATCTTTACCGAGCTCTCCTGCGTGAGGGCTGCAATCTCCAGTACACTGACCGAGATTACTACTGCGCATTCATCAGGAGGGAGTTCAGAAAGAACCAGCACCTTACCAGCGAGGCAGAGAAAGCTAAGCAACTGGAGAAAGGCATCTACTTTCTCAAGACCAGGCTCGGAGGCCTGGTTTAA
- the mief1 gene encoding mitochondrial dynamics protein MID51, with protein MAGVGEGKNKKGDNGIGNAIDFVLSNARLVLGVGGAAMLGIATLAVKRMYDRAISAPSSPSKMDMRSGKQSWEEPSWIGSSPRLLTRDMKMNISRSLQTLPTDSSSFEAGTSKGAASSKKTQMDLKKARLRLSMQDKLLMYYRKNVVIPSAEMSRAKQAAMDICTELRNFIHAKFPDMPLRDMYLSGSLYDDLQVITADHVQLMVPLILEKNLWAAIPGEETIMNVPGFWLIRRENMEYFPRGSSYWDRCIVGGYLSPKVVNETFDRALSGTINWPAIGSVLDLVIRPVVPSEMLTLEVQYDTSKKLFIEFLPLIVMEENMLISKPHRDGRYENMWRQSFRTAETVKLRALDERDGGCRCCCLKILKAICKSSPVLNKLTASQLTNTILHGCAKESDWSPDLLSDKFLMILKELISYLEQGFLPCSLDTKVNLFLELKEEEIDELGYMLYCSLSEPETLLNT; from the exons ATGGCTGGTGTTGGAGAAGGGAAAAACAAGAAAGGAGACAATGGGATTGGAAATGCCATTGACTTTGTCCTCTCAAATGCCAGACTGGTGCTGGGAGTTGGTGGAGCAGCTATGTTGGGCATTGCAACATTGGCTGTTAAGAGG ATGTATGACCGGGCAATCAGTGCCCCAAGTAGCCCCAGCAAAATGGATATGAGGTCGGGGAAGCAAAGTTGGGAAGAGCCCAGCTGGATTGGGTCATCTCCGCGTTTATTGACTAGAGATATGAAAATGAATATTAGCAGATCACTTCAGACCCTGCCAACTGATAGCTCGAGCTTTGAAGCAG GTACTTCCAAAGGTGCTGCTTCTAGTAAGAAAACCCAGATGGATTTGAAGAAAGCTCGACTCCGTTTGTCCATGCAGGATAAGCTGCTCATGTATTATCGTAAGAATGTTGTCATCCCAAGTGCGGAAATGAGCCGAGCCAAGCAGGCTGCCATGGACATTTGCACAGAACTGCGGAATTTTATCCACGCCAAATTTCCTGATATGCCTCTCCGGGATATGTATCTTAGTGGCAGCCTGTATGATGATTTACAG GTGATCACTGCAGATCATGTTCAGTTGATGGTTCCACTGATCCTGGAAAAGAACCTCTGGGCTGCAATCCCAGGGGAGGAGACCATAATGAATGTCCCTGGATTCTGGCTGATCCGCAGGGAAAATATGGAATATTTCCCCCGTGGCAGCAGTTACTGGGATCGCTGCATCGTTGGCGGTTACCTCTCGCCTAAAGTTGTAAACGAGACTTTTGACAGAGCATTATCAGGGACAATTAACTGGCCAGCTATAGGCAGTGTCCTGGACCTTGTCATTCGACCGGTGGTTCCTTCCGAAATGCTGACCTTAGAGGTTCAGTATGACACCAGTAAaaaattatttattgaattcttgCCGCTGATCGTGATGGAGGAGAACATGTTGATTTCAAAACCGCACCGTGATGGACGGTATGAAAACATGTGGAGGCAAAGCTTCCGAACTGCTGAGACCGTCAAATTGCGAGCTCTGGACGAGAGGGATGGAGGTTGTCGCTGCTGCTGCCTGAAGATACTGAAAGCCATCTGCAAGTCCAGCCCTGTTCTCAACAAGTTGACAGCCAGTCAGCTGACAAACACCATCCTCCATGGTTGTGCAAAAGAATCTGACTGGTCACCAGATCTTCTGTCAGATAAATTCCTGATGATTCTCAAAGAGCTGATAAGCTACTTGGAGCAGGGTTTCTTGCCATGCAGTTTAGATACCAAAGTCAACCTGTTTTTGGAACTTAAAGAAGAAGAAATTGATGAGTTGGGATACATGTTGTACTGTTCGCTATCTGAACCAGAGACGTTGTTAAATACATGA